From one Holophagales bacterium genomic stretch:
- a CDS encoding tetratricopeptide repeat protein — translation MICQVCGAANDLDQEFCRKCQNKLLVVSGSSETYDEGPSGEGISLDEHLLERVSVLEEIVKRSAETLKALLEGFHRQEKNGFVIQTGLLALKDLLERKGLLVEQEFVELWEGRVDQHMTVLEKRERFLERKERILAEHKGAGRERLADLLGEAELAFFALDPDKAMAILEDAWKLDRRNAELAFFLGESWFNDGEAGKAAPALKLVLERRPQHFEALVYSGVLENDMGRPEKAVDFLKRAIALRPDAFLPAFALGAIHAGAGQLAKAEALLKRAVQIEENAQALSLLGTIAYERGRLRDAIDALQRAVKLDPDDEDGLFQLGLCYLDRGWTQKAAERFQAALELNPNRIELQEARKLLGPAGAGMLRGLTGAAAERAGRAAALASRDPQKALALYRRAMKADPENPTLQIAFALVCSAVGRTVEAVATTRRVLALKPEEPVAAAAWATLLEALRAEGKFREGTQVAGEMLEVVTSNYARSIGYFQRAAARAEMGEQLDEALEDAERALRLSPRDMRQFPLAAKGWVHYKRKEFTRAVECLSRAAELGETPTGLAHLGLAYLAVGDARAARKAFDRAKRRGGRSTERHGGLEARMLEQIRRNLQLTEKVSSRPGRRKSRSG, via the coding sequence TTGATCTGCCAGGTCTGCGGTGCGGCGAACGACCTCGACCAGGAGTTCTGCCGGAAGTGCCAGAACAAGCTCCTCGTCGTCTCCGGGTCGAGCGAGACGTACGACGAGGGACCTTCGGGAGAGGGGATCTCCCTCGACGAGCACCTCCTCGAGCGCGTCTCCGTCCTCGAGGAGATCGTCAAGCGGAGTGCCGAGACGCTGAAGGCCCTCCTCGAAGGGTTCCACCGGCAGGAGAAGAACGGCTTCGTCATCCAGACGGGCCTCCTCGCCCTCAAGGACCTCCTCGAGCGGAAGGGGCTTCTCGTCGAGCAGGAGTTCGTCGAGCTCTGGGAAGGGCGCGTCGACCAGCACATGACCGTCCTCGAGAAGCGCGAGCGCTTCCTCGAACGCAAGGAGCGGATTCTCGCCGAGCACAAGGGGGCCGGCCGCGAGAGGCTCGCCGACCTCCTCGGGGAGGCCGAGCTCGCCTTCTTCGCGCTCGATCCCGACAAGGCGATGGCGATCCTGGAAGATGCGTGGAAGCTCGATCGCCGGAATGCGGAGCTGGCCTTCTTCCTGGGCGAGAGCTGGTTCAACGACGGAGAGGCGGGCAAGGCGGCGCCGGCACTGAAGCTCGTCCTGGAGCGTCGGCCGCAGCACTTCGAGGCCCTCGTCTACTCGGGCGTCCTCGAGAACGACATGGGGCGCCCGGAGAAGGCCGTCGATTTCCTCAAGCGGGCGATCGCCCTCAGGCCGGATGCGTTCCTTCCGGCCTTCGCGCTCGGAGCGATCCACGCCGGCGCGGGCCAGCTGGCAAAGGCCGAGGCGCTCCTGAAGCGGGCGGTCCAGATCGAGGAGAACGCGCAGGCGCTCTCCCTTCTCGGGACGATCGCCTACGAGCGGGGCCGCCTGAGGGACGCCATCGACGCGCTCCAGCGGGCGGTCAAGCTCGACCCGGACGACGAGGACGGCCTGTTCCAGCTCGGACTCTGCTACCTCGACCGGGGGTGGACCCAGAAGGCGGCCGAGCGGTTCCAGGCGGCTCTCGAGCTGAACCCGAACCGGATCGAGCTGCAGGAAGCCAGGAAGCTCCTCGGTCCTGCCGGAGCCGGAATGCTTCGTGGGCTGACCGGCGCGGCCGCCGAAAGGGCCGGGCGGGCAGCCGCGCTGGCCTCGAGAGACCCGCAGAAGGCGCTCGCCCTCTACCGGAGGGCGATGAAGGCAGACCCCGAGAACCCGACCCTCCAGATCGCCTTCGCGCTCGTCTGCTCCGCCGTCGGGCGGACGGTCGAGGCGGTGGCAACGACGCGCCGTGTCCTCGCACTCAAGCCCGAAGAGCCGGTCGCCGCGGCCGCCTGGGCAACTCTTCTCGAAGCGCTCCGCGCGGAAGGTAAGTTCCGGGAAGGAACGCAGGTGGCGGGGGAGATGCTCGAGGTCGTCACGTCGAACTACGCGCGCTCCATCGGCTACTTCCAGCGGGCCGCGGCCCGCGCCGAGATGGGAGAGCAGCTGGACGAGGCGCTCGAGGACGCCGAGAGGGCCCTGCGCCTCTCGCCCCGCGACATGAGGCAGTTCCCCCTGGCGGCCAAGGGCTGGGTGCACTACAAGCGCAAGGAATTCACCCGCGCGGTGGAGTGCCTGTCCCGCGCCGCCGAGCTGGGGGAGACCCCGACCGGCCTCGCCCACCTCGGGCTCGCGTACCTCGCCGTCGGCGACGCCAGGGCGGCGCGCAAGGCCTTCGACCGTGCCAAACGCCGGGGAGGGCGGTCGACCGAACGGCACGGTGGGCTGGAAGCCCGGATGCTCGAGCAGATCCGGCGGAACCTGCAGCTGACCGAGAAGGTCTCGAGCCGCCCGGGGCGGCGCAAGAGTCGGTCGGGCTGA
- a CDS encoding 3-hydroxybutyryl-CoA dehydrogenase produces MPIARIGVIGAGQMGAGIAHVAALAGKDVVLADVSADLAGKGLAVVRKNLARQVEKGKVGSEAADAALARIVPSGDVADFAQADLVVEAIVEDERVKRDLYARLDAILKPEAILASNTSSISITRLAAATKRPGNVIGMHFMNPVPVMQLVEVIRGIATSDETAAAVVAAAKEMGKVPVECRDFPGFVSNRVLMPLINEAVFAVHEGVATPEAVDTIMKLGMNHPMGPLTLADFIGLDTCLAILRVLHRGLGDDKYRPCPLLVQMVDAGWIGKKAGRGFYRYAGPGGEKVPA; encoded by the coding sequence ATGCCGATCGCGCGCATCGGAGTCATCGGAGCGGGTCAGATGGGGGCGGGAATCGCCCACGTCGCCGCGCTCGCGGGCAAGGACGTCGTCCTGGCGGACGTCTCCGCGGACCTGGCCGGCAAGGGGCTCGCCGTCGTCCGGAAGAACCTCGCGCGCCAGGTGGAGAAGGGGAAGGTCGGGTCCGAGGCCGCCGATGCGGCCCTCGCGCGGATCGTCCCGTCCGGCGACGTCGCCGACTTCGCCCAGGCCGACCTCGTCGTCGAGGCGATCGTCGAGGACGAGAGGGTCAAGCGCGATCTCTACGCCCGCCTCGACGCGATCCTGAAGCCGGAGGCCATCCTGGCCTCGAACACGTCGTCGATCTCGATCACGCGCCTCGCGGCCGCGACGAAGCGCCCCGGGAACGTCATCGGGATGCACTTCATGAACCCGGTCCCGGTCATGCAGCTCGTCGAGGTGATCCGCGGCATCGCGACGTCGGACGAGACCGCGGCGGCCGTCGTCGCCGCCGCGAAGGAGATGGGCAAGGTCCCGGTGGAGTGCCGCGACTTTCCCGGCTTCGTCTCGAACCGGGTCCTCATGCCGTTGATCAACGAGGCGGTCTTCGCCGTGCACGAAGGCGTGGCCACGCCCGAGGCCGTCGACACCATCATGAAGCTCGGGATGAACCACCCGATGGGGCCGCTCACGCTCGCCGACTTCATCGGCCTCGATACCTGCCTGGCGATCCTGAGGGTCCTGCACCGCGGCCTCGGGGACGACAAGTACCGCCCGTGCCCTCTCCTCGTCCAGATGGTCGACGCCGGCTGGATCGGCAAGAAGGCCGGGCGCGGGTTCTACCGCTACGCGGGACCTGGCGGGGAGAAGGTCCCGGCTTGA
- a CDS encoding polymer-forming cytoskeletal protein, protein MARRLLLLVSVALLAASSQAWAQKASVVRVGEVHGGDLVVLGRDAVVEGVLAGTLVAIGGTVRVAGRVEKDVIAFGGDVVLESGAQVRGDLLAVGGVVRSADDPRRAVGGRVLTIGELEAAFAAELQTSPLAARPASGLLLAFRLVLLGLWLVVGLVLIRFAPRPVSAAAGSLPRRLATMAAIGAAGVLSSLLVSAFLLLVLPATAGLVLSALLLAILGSAKAFGLAAVFVALGRRLTRGATRGSPFFGDPAALAVGLTLLGVLSLVPVAGPFVWAVASLLGIGASLVAVTRRDALKPVFEGLSSP, encoded by the coding sequence ATGGCCCGGCGGCTTCTGCTCCTCGTCAGCGTCGCACTCCTCGCCGCCTCCTCGCAGGCGTGGGCGCAGAAGGCGTCCGTGGTCAGGGTCGGGGAGGTCCACGGGGGCGATCTCGTCGTCCTGGGCCGGGACGCGGTGGTGGAAGGCGTCCTCGCGGGGACTCTCGTGGCCATCGGCGGGACCGTCCGGGTGGCGGGCAGGGTGGAGAAGGACGTCATCGCTTTCGGCGGAGACGTCGTTCTCGAGTCCGGAGCCCAGGTCCGGGGCGACCTCCTCGCGGTCGGGGGAGTCGTTCGGTCCGCCGACGACCCCCGCCGGGCCGTCGGAGGTCGTGTCCTCACCATCGGCGAGCTGGAGGCGGCTTTCGCAGCAGAGCTCCAGACCTCGCCGCTGGCGGCGAGGCCGGCGAGCGGGCTCCTCCTCGCGTTCCGGCTCGTCCTCCTCGGTCTCTGGCTCGTCGTCGGTCTCGTCCTCATTCGCTTCGCTCCCCGCCCCGTCTCGGCCGCCGCCGGGTCCCTGCCACGGCGCCTGGCGACGATGGCGGCCATCGGCGCCGCAGGGGTCCTGTCGTCGCTGCTGGTCTCGGCGTTCCTTCTCCTCGTCCTGCCGGCGACGGCGGGCCTCGTTCTCTCGGCACTCCTTCTGGCGATCCTGGGATCCGCCAAGGCGTTCGGCCTCGCGGCGGTCTTCGTGGCCCTCGGTCGGCGCCTCACGCGCGGAGCGACACGGGGGAGCCCGTTCTTCGGCGACCCGGCGGCGCTCGCGGTCGGACTCACGCTCCTCGGCGTTCTCTCGCTCGTTCCGGTCGCAGGGCCGTTCGTCTGGGCGGTCGCGTCGCTCCTCGGCATCGGCGCCTCGCTCGTCGCCGTGACGCGCAGAGATGCGTTGAAGCCGGTTTTTGAGGGGCTCTCCTCCCCCTGA
- a CDS encoding sigma-70 family RNA polymerase sigma factor translates to MDSEGVVSDGDLVARILAGEEELFAVLVDRYKLRLFRFVSRYLCDPEDARDVTQEVFFKIYSALDSYDPRYRFSTWAFRIAGNASIDHLRRRRIRAIPLQLPADEESDGRKIDPVDGKPDPLEELSRTRLREALDLAIERLPDDYRELISLRHHGELAYEEIAELKGMPLGTVKNKLFRARQALRDLLPKGTV, encoded by the coding sequence GTGGATTCTGAAGGGGTGGTCTCCGACGGCGATCTCGTCGCCCGCATCCTCGCGGGAGAGGAAGAGCTGTTCGCGGTTCTCGTCGACCGCTACAAGCTGCGTCTTTTCCGGTTCGTCTCGCGGTACCTCTGCGATCCCGAGGACGCCCGCGACGTGACCCAGGAGGTCTTCTTCAAGATCTATTCGGCCCTCGACTCGTACGACCCGCGGTACCGCTTTTCGACCTGGGCCTTCCGGATCGCGGGCAACGCCTCGATCGACCACCTTCGCCGGCGGAGGATCCGGGCGATACCGCTCCAGCTTCCGGCGGACGAAGAGTCCGACGGGCGGAAGATCGACCCGGTGGACGGCAAGCCCGATCCTCTCGAGGAGCTTTCCAGGACCCGGCTCAGGGAAGCGCTCGACCTGGCCATCGAACGTCTACCGGACGACTACCGGGAGCTGATCAGCCTCAGGCACCACGGGGAGCTGGCGTACGAGGAGATTGCCGAGCTGAAGGGGATGCCCCTCGGCACGGTCAAGAACAAGCTCTTCCGGGCCCGGCAGGCCCTTCGAGATCTTTTGCCGAAAGGCACCGTATAG